In a single window of the Corvus moneduloides isolate bCorMon1 unplaced genomic scaffold, bCorMon1.pri scaffold_63_arrow_ctg1, whole genome shotgun sequence genome:
- the LOC116438987 gene encoding feather keratin Cos1-1/Cos1-3/Cos2-1-like, with amino-acid sequence MVEGTSKSCHTIPRDLSIHWDHTGNLSLRQHGLGALRHCGASIKGSLTGGCLIHFCHLLLLGNQVQRQARDMSCPEKCQQCRPCNPCCQPCGPCPLANSCNECCVRQCQSSTVVIEPPAVLVTLPGPILSSFPQNTVVGSSTSAAVGSILSSEGVPISSGGFDISCITSGYGERCCRPC; translated from the exons ATGGTAGAGGGAACCAGCAAGTCATGCCATACCATTCCCAGAGATCTTTCCATTCATTGGGATCACACAGGAAATTTATCACTCAGGCAGCACGGACTTGGAGCCCTGAGGCACTGTGGGGCCAGCATAAAAGGCAGCCTAACTGGTGGCTGTCTCATCCACTtctgtcacctcctgctccttggGAACCAG gtGCAGCGCCAGGCTCGAGACATGTCCTGCCCTGAGAAGTGCCAGCAGTGCCGGCCCTGCAAcccttgctgccagccctgcggcccctgcccgctggccaacagctgcaatgagtgctgtgtcaggcagtgccagagctccacCGTCGTCATTGAGCCgcctgctgtgctggtgaccctgcccgggcccatcctcagctccttcccacagaacaccgtggtgggatcctccacctccgCTGCcgttggcagcatcctcagctctgaaggagtgcccatcagctccgggggctttgacatctcctgcatcaccaGCGGCTATGGTGAAAGATGTTGTCGTCCCTGCTAA